From Chroogloeocystis siderophila 5.2 s.c.1, the proteins below share one genomic window:
- a CDS encoding FAD-dependent hydroxylase, with translation MALEQLEQVICPELDCDYDLVIVGGGIVGLTLACALKDSGLRVAVIEAKQHSVAAAKGQAYAVHQLAARIFQGIGVWDKMLPNIAHYHRVRLSDADYPGVVEFQTTDLGTDVIGYVAEHQALLAPLQEFMQECANVTYLCPVEVVETEYKPDFVEISVVSDGKLQMIHTRLLVAADGARSRIRNAAGIKTRGWQYWQSCIVAFVKPEKAHNDTAYERFWSSGPFAILPLPGNRCRIVWTAPHEEAKALLALDDAQFLQELQRRYGDQMGKLELEGDRFMFPVQLMQSDRYVLPRLALVGDAAHCCHPVGGQGLNLGVRDAAALAQVLQNAHGNNQDIGSIQILQQYERWRKRENLTILGFTDLLDRMFSNNWLPLVVMRRLGLWMLRRIPMFRVYALQLMIGLRGRIPQLAQR, from the coding sequence ATGGCGCTGGAGCAGTTGGAACAAGTAATTTGTCCTGAGTTGGACTGTGACTATGACTTGGTGATCGTCGGTGGTGGTATTGTGGGGCTGACGCTGGCGTGTGCGCTGAAAGACTCTGGATTGCGCGTCGCGGTGATTGAAGCCAAACAGCATTCTGTCGCAGCGGCGAAGGGACAAGCTTATGCAGTTCACCAACTTGCAGCACGAATTTTTCAGGGAATTGGTGTCTGGGATAAGATGTTACCCAACATTGCACATTATCACCGAGTGCGGCTTTCTGATGCAGATTACCCTGGTGTCGTTGAATTTCAAACAACAGATTTAGGCACAGATGTCATCGGGTATGTCGCGGAACACCAAGCGCTGCTAGCACCTTTGCAGGAGTTTATGCAGGAATGCGCTAACGTCACTTATTTGTGTCCGGTAGAAGTTGTCGAGACAGAGTATAAACCAGATTTTGTCGAGATTTCAGTTGTGAGTGATGGGAAATTGCAGATGATCCACACGCGATTACTTGTCGCCGCTGATGGGGCGCGATCGCGCATTCGTAACGCCGCCGGTATCAAAACTCGTGGTTGGCAATACTGGCAATCTTGTATTGTCGCCTTTGTGAAACCAGAAAAGGCTCATAATGATACCGCTTATGAGCGGTTTTGGTCAAGTGGCCCATTTGCGATTTTACCCTTACCAGGGAATCGCTGTCGGATTGTGTGGACAGCACCGCATGAAGAAGCAAAGGCTTTACTTGCCTTGGATGACGCGCAGTTTTTGCAGGAGTTGCAACGTCGCTACGGCGATCAGATGGGGAAACTCGAGCTTGAAGGCGATCGCTTTATGTTTCCGGTACAGTTGATGCAGAGCGATCGCTATGTTTTACCTCGGTTGGCTTTGGTTGGGGATGCAGCGCACTGTTGTCATCCGGTGGGTGGTCAAGGGTTAAACTTGGGCGTGCGTGATGCAGCGGCTTTAGCGCAGGTATTACAAAATGCGCACGGAAACAACCAAGATATCGGTAGTATACAGATATTACAGCAGTACGAACGCTGGCGCAAGCGGGAAAATTTAACAATTTTGGGTTTTACTGATTTGTTGGATCGGATGTTTTCTAACAATTGGTTGCCGTTGGTGGTGATGCGGCGGTTGGGTTTGTGGATGCTGCGGCGGATTCCGATGTTTAGGGTTTATGCGTTGCAGTTAATGATTGGGTTGCGGGGACGGATACCGCAGTTAGCGCAGAGGTAA
- the bcsA gene encoding UDP-forming cellulose synthase catalytic subunit, producing MALLSISLANWLVEDLPQRFDRALEKLEIRHLKWLILPLLLLSVPLITTPLQVWQQGVVTVFLIAIGQIIVRAEQNNPSKSRSEYLHLFMVWLSLVTTLRYLYYRTSYTLNFNNWINGISCVLLYGAELYAVFTLILAYFQTLKIKDRKPVDLKTIPQEQWFTVDIYIPTYNESIEIVRKTALGALATDYPADKKRVYILDDGRKFPERRAELRQMCDEIGCTLLTRENNDHAKAGNINTAFRRTQGDLVLILDCDHIPTRDILQNTVGFFYNPKVSLVQTPHWFYNPDPFERNLMTKGKVPVGNELFYKVLQKGNDFWNAAFFCGSAAVIRKEHVMQIGGIAVETVTEDCHTSLRLHSLGYETVYYDKIMVAGLAPEKFAAYVGQQVRWARGMAQILRIENPMFNPKLKLTLPQRICYFSATSHFFYGFPRLMYAIAPTLFLLFSINPIRGLGLETLAYALPHILLALNTNHITYKHVRFSFWNEIFEFVMAYQAGIVTFLALINPKLGSFNVTDKGQTVDKRTFDWQSVRPLLIVTALVVASLLAVPFWLLLRPEDSEAVLVNALWCVFNLILLVAACLVAFEQPQLRTAHRLQRHLGVVIYSANQSVPGITVNISETGALIALDSWANLPDEVEVEIIGDYGARAFLNGRIVRWTPINDTQIHVVVDFINPTRAQLDNLVLALYSDVKEWYGQKREIVDRPFQSFKFLATSLTRSFRDFEPERSVKQVRKRVQTPAQIYWEGQFYAGEATEIGASSLRFELDGNAKSSEKQLQEQDITKMKQEKPLVGLLVDNNSASNRLLAQIAHVEVCPNDSESDLLLTIELQFPEQFKQKQGEKIKELLLTL from the coding sequence ATGGCTTTATTGAGTATTTCACTTGCAAATTGGCTGGTTGAGGATCTGCCGCAACGTTTTGATCGAGCGCTAGAAAAATTAGAAATCCGTCATCTCAAGTGGCTCATCTTACCGCTTTTGCTGCTATCAGTACCGTTGATTACCACACCGTTACAAGTTTGGCAGCAAGGTGTTGTGACGGTATTTTTAATTGCGATCGGTCAAATTATCGTTCGCGCCGAGCAAAACAATCCCTCAAAATCGCGCAGCGAATACTTGCACTTGTTCATGGTGTGGCTTAGTCTCGTGACAACGCTACGCTATCTTTACTACCGAACTTCTTACACGCTCAACTTTAACAACTGGATTAATGGCATTAGTTGCGTACTACTTTATGGAGCCGAGTTATATGCAGTTTTTACCCTTATACTTGCCTATTTTCAAACGCTGAAGATTAAAGACCGTAAACCTGTAGACTTGAAGACAATTCCCCAAGAACAGTGGTTTACAGTTGATATTTATATTCCTACTTATAACGAAAGTATAGAAATTGTTCGTAAAACCGCGCTTGGTGCATTAGCGACTGACTATCCCGCAGATAAAAAACGCGTCTATATTCTCGATGATGGTCGTAAATTCCCTGAACGAAGAGCCGAGTTACGCCAAATGTGCGATGAAATCGGTTGTACATTGCTAACGCGCGAAAACAACGATCATGCAAAGGCAGGAAACATTAATACTGCGTTTCGCCGTACTCAAGGCGATTTAGTCTTAATTTTAGATTGCGACCACATTCCGACGCGAGATATTCTGCAAAACACGGTAGGCTTTTTTTACAATCCGAAAGTTTCTTTAGTACAAACACCGCACTGGTTTTATAACCCCGATCCGTTTGAACGTAACTTGATGACGAAGGGCAAAGTTCCGGTAGGTAATGAACTGTTTTATAAGGTGTTGCAAAAGGGTAATGATTTCTGGAATGCTGCCTTTTTCTGCGGTTCGGCGGCGGTGATTCGCAAAGAACACGTCATGCAAATTGGGGGTATTGCGGTAGAAACTGTTACTGAAGATTGTCACACGTCTTTGCGCTTACATTCTTTGGGGTACGAGACGGTTTACTATGACAAAATTATGGTTGCGGGCTTAGCCCCAGAGAAGTTCGCGGCGTATGTTGGTCAACAAGTGCGTTGGGCGCGGGGAATGGCGCAGATTTTGCGGATTGAAAACCCAATGTTCAACCCGAAGTTGAAGCTGACACTACCGCAACGAATTTGTTATTTTTCGGCAACATCGCACTTTTTCTACGGGTTTCCACGATTGATGTATGCGATCGCTCCTACGCTATTTTTACTGTTTAGCATTAACCCGATTCGCGGTTTAGGTTTGGAAACCCTTGCGTATGCTTTACCACACATTCTTTTAGCTTTAAACACCAACCACATAACTTACAAACATGTCCGCTTTTCGTTCTGGAACGAAATCTTTGAGTTCGTCATGGCGTACCAAGCAGGAATTGTCACGTTTTTAGCACTAATTAACCCAAAACTTGGTTCTTTCAACGTTACGGATAAAGGACAAACTGTCGATAAGCGCACTTTTGATTGGCAATCGGTACGCCCACTGTTAATTGTGACTGCGCTGGTTGTGGCGTCGCTGCTGGCGGTTCCTTTCTGGTTGTTGCTGCGTCCCGAAGATAGCGAGGCGGTTTTAGTTAACGCGCTGTGGTGCGTTTTTAACTTGATATTATTAGTAGCTGCTTGCCTTGTTGCTTTTGAACAGCCGCAATTACGTACTGCACACCGTTTGCAGCGCCATCTTGGTGTGGTGATTTATAGCGCAAATCAAAGCGTTCCAGGAATTACGGTGAATATTTCAGAAACGGGCGCGCTGATCGCGCTCGATTCGTGGGCTAACTTACCTGATGAAGTTGAAGTCGAAATTATTGGCGATTACGGCGCGCGCGCATTTCTCAATGGTAGAATTGTCCGCTGGACGCCGATTAATGATACTCAAATTCATGTCGTCGTTGATTTTATCAATCCGACTCGCGCACAGTTAGATAATTTAGTATTGGCTCTCTATTCAGATGTGAAAGAGTGGTACGGACAAAAACGCGAAATTGTCGATCGACCGTTTCAGTCATTTAAGTTTCTGGCTACAAGCTTAACACGTTCATTCCGCGACTTTGAGCCAGAGCGTAGTGTCAAACAAGTACGCAAACGCGTTCAAACACCAGCACAAATTTACTGGGAAGGACAATTTTATGCGGGAGAAGCGACTGAAATCGGAGCGAGTAGTTTAAGGTTTGAGCTTGATGGTAATGCTAAGTCTTCTGAAAAACAGCTACAAGAGCAGGATATTACAAAGATGAAGCAAGAAAAGCCACTTGTGGGTTTACTTGTTGATAATAACAGCGCTTCCAATCGTCTATTAGCTCAAATTGCTCATGTAGAGGTTTGTCCTAATGACAGCGAGTCTGACTTATTGTTAACAATCGAGTTACAGTTTCCTGAACAGTTTAAGCAAAAACAAGGTGAGAAGATTAAGGAATTGTTACTGACTTTGTAG
- a CDS encoding HhoA/HhoB/HtrA family serine endopeptidase: MHVKSWLMRLSTHILAIALGVILTFSTLRVLPCQAASIAENNTSIAQAKAPITSNSFVTAAVNRVGSAVVRIDTERTVTRRVPEPFLEDPFFRRFFGDGFSQQMPPETLRGLGSGVIIDPSGEILTNAHVVNQADRVTVQLKDGRTFEGTVQGVDEVTDLAVVKIDAGGDVPVAPLGDSSTVQVGDWAIAVGNPLGLDNTVTLGIVSTLKRSSREVGILDKRLEFIQTDAAINPGNSGGPLLNDRGEVIGINTAIRADAMGIGFAIPIDKAKAIKDKLMRGEKIAHPYLGVQMVTLTPQLAKQNNSDPNSPLNVPEMNGVLVVRVIPNSPAALGGMRRGDVIVQVDRQPVSTAEQLQNIVDNSEVGQTLQIKVQRGKQTQQLSVRTGELENNY, from the coding sequence ATGCATGTGAAATCATGGTTGATGCGCCTTAGTACTCATATATTAGCGATCGCGCTGGGAGTTATTCTGACATTTAGCACTTTGCGAGTGTTACCGTGTCAAGCAGCATCTATCGCTGAAAATAACACTAGCATTGCGCAAGCTAAAGCCCCAATAACCTCAAATAGCTTTGTCACCGCCGCAGTCAATCGCGTTGGATCTGCTGTAGTACGCATTGATACCGAGCGTACAGTAACACGTCGGGTTCCTGAGCCATTTCTAGAAGATCCTTTCTTTCGCCGCTTCTTTGGCGACGGCTTTTCGCAACAAATGCCCCCAGAAACTTTACGCGGATTGGGTTCTGGGGTAATCATCGATCCCAGCGGTGAGATTCTTACCAACGCCCACGTTGTCAATCAAGCGGATCGCGTTACCGTACAACTGAAAGATGGACGCACGTTTGAAGGTACAGTTCAAGGTGTCGATGAAGTAACCGATTTAGCCGTCGTTAAGATCGATGCCGGCGGTGATGTGCCAGTTGCACCCTTAGGCGATTCGAGTACAGTACAAGTCGGTGATTGGGCGATCGCTGTTGGTAATCCTTTAGGATTAGATAATACAGTGACCCTCGGAATCGTCAGCACGTTGAAGCGTTCGAGTCGCGAAGTTGGCATTCTCGATAAACGCCTAGAATTTATTCAAACCGACGCAGCGATCAACCCTGGTAACTCTGGAGGACCATTATTAAATGATCGCGGTGAGGTCATTGGAATTAATACCGCCATCCGTGCAGATGCAATGGGAATTGGTTTTGCGATTCCGATTGACAAAGCCAAAGCAATTAAAGACAAGCTGATGCGCGGCGAAAAAATCGCTCATCCTTATTTAGGCGTGCAAATGGTAACACTTACCCCACAGCTAGCGAAACAAAATAACAGCGATCCAAATTCACCGCTTAACGTACCAGAAATGAACGGTGTACTCGTAGTGCGAGTCATCCCAAACTCTCCAGCCGCACTCGGAGGAATGCGTCGCGGAGATGTAATTGTACAAGTTGACCGTCAACCTGTATCTACAGCCGAGCAACTGCAAAATATCGTAGATAATAGCGAAGTCGGTCAAACCTTACAAATCAAAGTTCAGCGCGGTAAACAAACGCAACAACTATCAGTACGCACTGGCGAACTAGAAAACAACTACTAG
- a CDS encoding YebC/PmpR family DNA-binding transcriptional regulator, which produces MAGHSKWANIKRQKARVDAVKGKTFTQLSRAIIVAARNGVPDPAGNFQLRTAIEKAKAAGIPNENIDRAIAKGAGTYADDSVQLEEMRYEGYGSGGVAILIEALTDNRNRTAADLRAAFSKNGGNLGETGCVSWMFAQKGVAILSGRVDEEKLLEASLESGADSYELADCMAEVFTDVGNLENLSQHLKNEGFVVSDVELRWIPSNSVEVSDSEQARSLLKLIDTLESLDDVQNVTANFEMADELMALSV; this is translated from the coding sequence ATGGCGGGACATAGTAAATGGGCAAATATTAAGCGACAAAAGGCGCGTGTAGATGCAGTCAAAGGAAAAACGTTTACGCAGTTATCGCGGGCTATTATTGTAGCAGCAAGAAATGGCGTACCTGATCCGGCGGGTAATTTTCAGCTACGAACAGCGATTGAAAAAGCAAAAGCTGCTGGCATACCAAATGAAAATATTGATCGCGCGATCGCTAAAGGTGCAGGTACTTACGCAGACGACTCTGTACAGCTTGAGGAGATGCGCTACGAAGGTTATGGATCGGGTGGTGTCGCGATTCTGATCGAAGCATTGACTGATAACCGCAATCGTACCGCTGCTGATTTGAGAGCCGCGTTTAGTAAAAATGGTGGTAATCTCGGTGAGACAGGTTGTGTCAGTTGGATGTTTGCCCAGAAAGGAGTAGCGATCCTTTCTGGTAGAGTTGATGAAGAGAAGCTGTTAGAAGCATCATTAGAAAGCGGCGCTGACTCGTATGAACTTGCAGATTGTATGGCTGAAGTCTTTACAGACGTAGGTAATTTGGAAAACCTCAGTCAACATCTGAAGAATGAAGGTTTTGTTGTTAGTGACGTGGAGTTACGCTGGATTCCCAGCAATAGTGTCGAAGTGAGTGATTCGGAACAAGCGCGATCGCTACTGAAATTAATTGATACGCTAGAATCTCTCGATGATGTGCAAAACGTCACGGCTAACTTTGAAATGGCAGATGAATTAATGGCGTTAAGCGTTTAA
- a CDS encoding cellulose biosynthesis cyclic di-GMP-binding regulatory protein BcsB — MHSFRRDRPTRPKTKIIFPLSSNVSPRLLWLVVLGCSTAVLASTTTLTQAQSESTLRQAEQQLIQEYALPKAPARPPVYRPQRATPAPAKSAQPRSPKPASRAITPAPAATQQVRRSQPPAPAATPRPRQAPRSNPATPTSVTENTAPLSQYILEFNRSPVVGNRFRLQGIYSEGRLGFTRPRGWQVQSVKALIRFQHSPALFANRSNLTLRVNGTSVGSVPLNRKQSQIGSVLFDIPPNLIQNFNELTMVAQQHNSATCSEPNDQTLWTEILPDSKLIFNYTPQPVPINLSRYPYPFFDELSLEPNQIAYLLPQQMSETWLTAAARFQTSLGRFAEFRPIDTSLVESVDAVEGQRLVIIGTPEEQPALRNLDLPFAIAGNQVLDGNQDPLPEDVGVLMVTTTKDSGVPVLVATGNGADGVTKAVQALVQSQNRKIATGQGMIVSQLTEAPTPGLRQWPRYLPERDSFELKDLATSNNQPFEDVTVRGSAAPPIEFDFRALPSDRFNRGNSMTLRYSYGPQVNPRTSAVEVLLDGVFIGGERLTSEQGEVRKALNINLPENLITPTSKIQVAFRLHSKEPPDRCSGIVADQQLSGTVHADTSFRLNRETSVQIPDLKLLQAGYPFTAPQDLSSTAIVLPDTPSETDLLTMLEFSERMGRLSQAESVALQVYTAGTFPSQDQGKYHLVGIGTRQEFPFPEVFQAGGFFLSDVFSRAWGGGTVQALPDEDGVIKSIVSPWNRDRVILALSAQTETGLERVRQILDKDPWFFQLQKDTVLISSNQQDPAAYDPEGYELKFLQSSPQRRIENASLLSKASRLLQEHWYLLPLGILGIAVVLYGITQTYLKRATVEDKK, encoded by the coding sequence ATGCATAGCTTTCGTCGCGATCGACCGACTCGCCCCAAGACTAAAATAATATTCCCCTTGTCTAGCAATGTCTCACCACGGCTTCTTTGGCTAGTGGTGTTAGGTTGTAGTACCGCTGTTCTTGCTTCAACAACGACTTTAACGCAAGCTCAAAGCGAAAGCACGCTGCGGCAAGCAGAACAGCAGTTAATTCAAGAATACGCGTTGCCTAAAGCACCGGCAAGACCGCCAGTTTATCGACCGCAACGCGCTACTCCAGCACCTGCAAAATCGGCACAACCGCGATCGCCAAAGCCTGCATCTCGTGCAATAACACCAGCACCAGCAGCTACACAACAAGTTAGGCGATCTCAACCACCTGCACCCGCTGCAACTCCTCGCCCGCGTCAAGCACCAAGGTCTAATCCTGCGACACCGACTTCGGTTACTGAAAATACTGCACCTTTGAGTCAATATATTTTAGAGTTCAATCGCAGTCCTGTTGTTGGCAATCGCTTTCGTTTACAAGGTATTTACTCGGAAGGACGATTGGGGTTTACTCGCCCGCGTGGTTGGCAGGTGCAATCAGTTAAAGCTTTAATTCGCTTTCAACATTCACCAGCGTTGTTTGCAAATCGCTCGAATTTGACACTACGAGTGAATGGTACGAGTGTTGGTAGCGTTCCCTTAAATCGCAAGCAATCACAAATTGGCAGCGTGCTGTTTGACATTCCACCGAATTTGATTCAGAACTTCAATGAGTTAACGATGGTGGCGCAGCAGCATAATTCCGCAACGTGTAGCGAACCGAACGATCAAACACTGTGGACGGAGATTTTACCCGATTCCAAATTAATCTTTAATTACACTCCGCAGCCAGTTCCGATTAACTTAAGTCGTTATCCTTATCCTTTCTTCGACGAACTTAGTCTTGAGCCAAATCAAATTGCGTATTTGCTACCGCAACAAATGAGCGAGACGTGGTTAACCGCAGCGGCTCGTTTTCAAACATCTTTGGGTAGATTTGCTGAGTTTCGCCCAATTGATACAAGTTTAGTTGAAAGCGTTGATGCGGTAGAAGGACAGCGACTTGTTATTATTGGGACGCCAGAAGAACAACCAGCGTTAAGAAACCTCGATTTACCCTTTGCGATCGCTGGCAATCAAGTTCTTGATGGCAATCAAGATCCGCTTCCTGAAGATGTGGGTGTCTTGATGGTGACAACCACCAAAGATAGCGGTGTTCCTGTGCTTGTTGCTACCGGAAATGGGGCTGATGGCGTTACAAAAGCGGTGCAAGCCCTCGTACAGTCGCAAAACCGTAAAATTGCCACCGGACAGGGAATGATCGTTTCCCAGTTAACCGAAGCACCTACGCCAGGGTTGCGTCAATGGCCGCGTTATCTTCCTGAACGCGATTCGTTTGAACTCAAAGATTTAGCCACAAGTAATAATCAACCGTTTGAAGATGTGACGGTTCGGGGTTCTGCTGCGCCACCGATTGAATTTGACTTCCGCGCGTTGCCAAGCGATCGCTTTAATCGCGGTAATTCGATGACTTTGCGTTACAGCTATGGTCCGCAAGTTAACCCAAGAACTTCAGCAGTAGAAGTTTTACTCGATGGCGTGTTTATCGGTGGAGAACGTCTGACTTCAGAACAGGGAGAAGTTAGAAAAGCACTCAACATTAACTTACCAGAAAATCTGATTACACCCACATCGAAAATTCAAGTTGCATTTCGCTTGCACTCGAAAGAACCACCGGACAGGTGTAGTGGCATTGTTGCCGATCAACAACTTTCTGGTACAGTTCATGCAGATACAAGCTTTCGTCTCAATCGCGAAACATCGGTACAAATTCCTGACTTGAAACTTCTGCAAGCAGGTTATCCTTTCACCGCACCGCAGGATCTTTCGAGTACGGCGATTGTTTTACCCGATACGCCTTCAGAAACCGATTTGCTAACGATGCTGGAATTTAGCGAACGCATGGGGCGGTTGAGTCAAGCCGAGTCGGTGGCATTGCAGGTTTATACCGCAGGGACTTTTCCTAGCCAAGATCAGGGCAAGTATCATTTGGTGGGAATTGGTACGCGCCAGGAGTTTCCTTTTCCGGAAGTGTTTCAAGCTGGTGGCTTTTTCCTGAGTGATGTTTTTTCTCGTGCTTGGGGTGGTGGAACCGTACAAGCGTTACCTGATGAGGATGGGGTAATTAAATCAATCGTTTCACCGTGGAATCGCGATCGCGTTATCTTAGCACTCAGCGCGCAAACCGAAACTGGCTTAGAACGAGTCCGTCAGATTCTCGATAAAGATCCTTGGTTTTTCCAACTGCAAAAAGATACCGTACTGATTTCCAGCAATCAGCAAGATCCTGCGGCGTACGATCCTGAGGGCTACGAACTCAAGTTTCTTCAAAGTTCGCCACAGCGGCGGATTGAAAACGCGAGTTTGTTAAGCAAGGCATCGCGTTTACTACAAGAACATTGGTATTTATTACCCTTGGGAATTTTGGGTATCGCGGTAGTGCTTTATGGTATCACACAAACGTATCTCAAGCGGGCTACAGTGGAGGATAAGAAGTAG
- a CDS encoding carbohydrate ABC transporter permease: protein MLEKASWLTPVLYVILILYAILTFVPFAWALSASFKPLSEIVSGADGLIPQQFTLENYQQIFIQEPLFGRWLFNSIFVAVCVTLGNLIFNSMAGYALARIRFPGNQIFFFLILAVLMVPGQVTLIPTFLILKSLGWLNSYQGLIVPSIVNATFIFMMRQFFINFPKELEEAAALDGLGYLETFFQIVLPLAKPALAAQAIFIFMGSWNNFLTPLLILSETEMFTLPLGLNTFKGQYISYWNYIMAASMMFTLPALLIYAFFNRYFIRGVTFTGSKG, encoded by the coding sequence ATGCTCGAAAAAGCTTCCTGGCTTACACCTGTTTTGTACGTCATCTTAATATTGTATGCGATTTTAACGTTTGTGCCTTTTGCTTGGGCGTTGTCTGCTTCGTTTAAACCGCTATCAGAAATTGTATCAGGCGCAGATGGTTTGATTCCACAACAGTTCACGTTAGAGAACTACCAACAGATTTTTATACAAGAACCGCTTTTTGGCAGATGGTTATTTAATAGTATATTTGTTGCTGTGTGTGTAACGCTAGGTAATTTAATTTTTAACTCAATGGCGGGCTATGCTTTAGCTCGAATTCGTTTCCCTGGAAATCAAATATTCTTTTTTTTAATCTTAGCAGTTTTGATGGTTCCTGGACAAGTAACTCTGATTCCTACTTTTTTGATTTTGAAATCTTTAGGCTGGCTAAATTCCTATCAAGGACTCATTGTTCCTAGCATTGTCAACGCAACTTTTATTTTTATGATGCGGCAGTTTTTTATTAATTTTCCCAAAGAATTGGAAGAAGCAGCAGCGCTAGACGGGCTAGGATATTTAGAAACTTTCTTTCAAATTGTGTTGCCATTAGCTAAACCAGCATTAGCGGCACAAGCTATTTTTATTTTTATGGGTTCGTGGAATAATTTTTTAACTCCATTGCTGATTTTATCGGAAACTGAAATGTTCACTCTGCCACTAGGTTTAAATACATTTAAAGGGCAATATATTAGCTATTGGAACTATATTATGGCAGCATCGATGATGTTCACTTTACCAGCTTTGTTGATTTATGCCTTTTTTAATCGATATTTTATTCGAGGAGTGACTTTTACAGGAAGTAAGGGGTAA
- a CDS encoding carbohydrate ABC transporter permease, with protein MAPTFLIMGVFLLLPIFLAIILSFYRVQPLGDVSYTFRGWRNFWRMFSDERVRIALKNTVEYVAIVVPTQTLLALTLALVLNTQIKGKNFFRVLFFLPTVTSSAVLTLIFMWICNSNGLLNRFLAVLGLPTYNWLGDPSVALKAIMLMNIWATAPLFMVIYLAAMQDIPETLYEAATLDGASAWDKLIYITLPFLQPVTFFIIVMGIIGTFQLFDQSYIFSRGSGGPNNSTLTVVLLIYQYAFKNLDMGYAAALALMLALVIMIVTLIQRMWIQEENFN; from the coding sequence ATGGCTCCTACTTTTTTAATTATGGGGGTTTTCTTGCTTTTACCAATCTTTTTAGCAATTATTCTCTCATTTTACAGAGTTCAACCTTTGGGAGATGTTAGTTATACCTTTAGAGGTTGGCGTAATTTTTGGCGAATGTTTAGTGATGAACGTGTCAGGATTGCTTTAAAAAATACAGTAGAGTATGTAGCGATCGTTGTTCCAACGCAAACTTTACTTGCTTTAACTTTAGCTTTAGTCCTCAACACACAAATTAAAGGAAAAAACTTTTTTAGAGTTCTGTTCTTCCTACCGACAGTCACTTCATCTGCTGTTTTAACACTTATTTTTATGTGGATTTGTAACTCTAATGGGTTACTCAATCGCTTTCTTGCTGTTTTAGGTTTACCTACGTATAACTGGCTAGGCGATCCTAGTGTTGCACTCAAAGCAATTATGTTGATGAATATTTGGGCGACTGCGCCTCTTTTTATGGTAATTTATTTAGCAGCAATGCAAGATATTCCAGAAACGCTCTACGAAGCAGCAACGTTAGATGGCGCAAGCGCGTGGGATAAGTTGATCTATATTACTTTACCTTTTTTACAACCCGTCACTTTTTTTATTATTGTCATGGGAATAATTGGAACTTTTCAATTATTCGATCAATCTTATATTTTCTCACGAGGTTCGGGAGGTCCTAATAACTCTACTTTGACAGTTGTGTTATTAATTTATCAATATGCTTTTAAAAATCTTGACATGGGTTATGCAGCAGCGCTTGCACTCATGTTAGCACTTGTGATTATGATTGTGACTTTAATTCAGCGGATGTGGATTCAAGAAGAAAATTTTAATTGA
- a CDS encoding DUF72 domain-containing protein, producing MLRIGCAVWSYKGWVGDFYPAGSRASEFLRLYSRRLTTVEGNTTFYATPDQETVARWAADTPSGFEFCLKLPRELTHQGLLKPSISGALSFLEQMRGLGSRLGPIFAQLPPRYGPECLEDLTAFLSAWSQENAELALEVRHPGWFTEPYASQLTSLLEELGIGRVLLDSRPIYDTPEDVEILSERRKPKLPLPLSVTAPFSLIRFISHPQQKLNQSFLQEWVSVVDAWLRQGKRVYFFVHCPQEARSPGNVRYFQQMLEQHGVAVPPLPWDSVGESPTQLNLF from the coding sequence ATGCTTCGGATTGGGTGTGCAGTGTGGTCGTATAAGGGTTGGGTTGGTGATTTTTATCCGGCGGGGAGTCGGGCGAGTGAGTTTTTGCGGCTTTATAGTCGGCGGTTGACGACGGTTGAAGGGAATACGACTTTTTATGCTACGCCTGATCAGGAAACGGTGGCGCGGTGGGCGGCGGATACGCCGTCAGGGTTTGAGTTTTGTTTGAAGTTACCGCGAGAGTTAACACATCAAGGATTGTTAAAACCTTCAATTTCTGGCGCGTTGAGTTTTTTGGAACAGATGCGAGGGTTGGGAAGTCGCTTGGGACCAATTTTTGCACAATTACCGCCGCGCTATGGACCTGAGTGTTTGGAAGATTTGACGGCGTTTCTCAGTGCTTGGTCGCAGGAAAACGCAGAGTTAGCCTTGGAAGTGCGCCATCCTGGCTGGTTTACGGAACCTTATGCAAGTCAATTGACAAGTCTACTAGAAGAGTTGGGTATTGGGCGTGTTTTGCTGGATTCGCGTCCGATTTATGATACGCCAGAAGATGTGGAGATTCTTTCGGAACGTCGCAAGCCTAAATTACCTTTGCCATTGAGTGTAACTGCACCTTTTAGTTTGATTCGTTTTATTAGTCATCCGCAGCAAAAGTTGAATCAAAGCTTTTTGCAAGAGTGGGTGAGTGTTGTTGATGCGTGGTTGCGTCAAGGTAAGCGCGTGTATTTTTTTGTACACTGTCCGCAAGAAGCGCGATCGCCTGGTAATGTGCGATATTTTCAACAGATGTTGGAACAACACGGTGTTGCAGTTCCGCCACTTCCTTGGGATAGTGTTGGGGAATCGCCTACGCAGCTTAATTTGTTTTAA